The Thalassotalea sp. HSM 43 genome window below encodes:
- a CDS encoding MaoC family dehydratase → MDTQNQGMFFEDFYIGQQIKHGVPRTITYADCSMYLALTGSRFALHCAEPVATRVGFRTTPVDNFLLFNIAFGKTVNDVSRNAVANLGYAEVQFFTTVYPDDTIYVCSEVIGKKANSNGETGVLYVHSKAYNQRQQLVLQFKRWVMINKRDPLANDSSDTVPELQSEVEASGQLIPHCMNLSRWQDYVSDNQLRASQLNVGDSIFHQDGVTLNDSDHSMATRLYQNNARVHFDQHLMQSQKHGQRLVYGGHIISVCRALSYNGLANGLYLTAIHSGKHTNPSFAGDTIYAQSNIIAIDQYSDRDDLALVKVQLLGFKNNHPSSMPFVKDVDNGRYHQDVVLDMELSYLMPK, encoded by the coding sequence ATGGATACCCAAAATCAAGGTATGTTTTTTGAAGATTTCTATATTGGTCAACAGATCAAACATGGCGTGCCACGTACCATAACCTATGCTGATTGCAGTATGTATTTAGCCCTAACCGGCTCTCGTTTTGCCTTGCATTGTGCTGAACCTGTCGCCACCCGAGTCGGCTTTCGTACCACCCCCGTGGACAACTTTTTACTGTTTAATATTGCCTTTGGTAAGACCGTAAACGATGTATCTCGCAATGCGGTTGCTAATCTTGGTTACGCCGAAGTGCAGTTTTTTACTACCGTATATCCTGACGATACCATTTACGTGTGCAGTGAAGTTATCGGCAAGAAAGCCAACTCCAATGGTGAAACTGGTGTGCTATATGTGCACTCCAAAGCCTATAACCAACGCCAACAGTTGGTATTGCAATTTAAACGCTGGGTGATGATCAACAAGCGTGATCCTTTGGCAAACGATAGCAGCGATACGGTACCAGAGTTACAATCTGAAGTTGAAGCCAGTGGCCAGTTGATCCCGCACTGTATGAACCTATCTCGTTGGCAAGATTATGTCAGCGATAACCAATTACGCGCCTCACAATTGAATGTCGGAGACAGCATTTTTCACCAAGATGGCGTGACCTTAAACGATTCTGATCACAGTATGGCGACTCGTCTATATCAGAACAACGCCAGAGTTCACTTTGACCAGCACTTAATGCAATCACAAAAGCATGGCCAACGCTTGGTATATGGCGGGCATATTATCAGTGTTTGTCGGGCGCTAAGTTACAATGGTTTAGCTAACGGTCTCTATCTGACTGCGATTCACTCTGGTAAACATACCAATCCGAGCTTCGCCGGTGATACCATTTACGCGCAAAGCAACATTATCGCTATAGACCAATATAGTGACAGAGACGATTTGGCGTTGGTGAAAGTACAATTACTGGGCTTTAAAAATAATCACCCGTCATCGATGCCTTTTGTTAAGGATGTCGATAATGGCCGCTATCATCAAGATGTGGTACTGGATATGGAACTCAGCTATTTGATGCCTAAATAG
- a CDS encoding acyl-CoA synthetase — protein sequence MNYADLLTETDHGWQWHIPEHFNIAHACVRQHVEAGNGAKTALIVEDDCLGSSELSYQQLDQLSGRLVYVLRQLGLQQADRVLIRLPNSVDYPTSFFGCLKYGAIAVPTSTLLSAAEVAYLAQDSAAKVLITAKSMWPELKDIANSDSQLRTVLLTGDGEMPVNDSNLELIDLQALLTQVPVDDSIVASKPDDAAYLVYTSGTTGYPKGVLHAHRSLIGRLPASRHWFDFKDGDRIMHSGKFNWTYVLGSALMDPLFHGHTVIVHEGKNDASTWPRLIKKHNCSIFIGVPTIYRQIIQKTDFDQQQVPSLRHCMSAGEHLSDEMLIAWRERFGMDVYEAIGMSEFSYYISQNKRRAIRPGAAGFVQPGHEVVLLNEQNQPAKPGEEGMIAIKDNDPGLFLEYWQLPDETAKSRHHGYFYTGDYARIDDDGYIWFVGRKDDIINTFGYRVSPHEIERVIKTHPDVADCVALGQQLEGEKTLVSACVILQSNVSTTEQDIINFASDRLAKYKAPKLVHFYQDFPRTKNGKVLRKQMLNDLHNSNQKAV from the coding sequence ATGAACTATGCAGACTTACTTACAGAAACGGATCACGGCTGGCAATGGCATATCCCTGAGCATTTTAATATTGCCCACGCTTGTGTGCGTCAACATGTTGAAGCCGGTAACGGCGCGAAAACGGCTCTGATAGTCGAAGATGATTGTCTTGGTAGCAGCGAGCTAAGCTATCAACAGCTTGACCAACTATCAGGGCGACTGGTTTATGTGTTGCGTCAATTGGGTTTGCAACAGGCGGACCGGGTACTTATTCGGTTGCCTAACTCGGTAGATTATCCAACCAGTTTTTTCGGTTGTTTAAAATACGGTGCCATTGCGGTGCCAACCTCAACCTTGTTATCCGCGGCAGAAGTTGCCTATTTAGCACAAGACTCGGCAGCGAAAGTACTGATTACAGCCAAGTCGATGTGGCCAGAGTTAAAAGACATCGCCAACAGCGACAGTCAATTACGCACCGTGTTGCTTACCGGCGACGGTGAGATGCCAGTCAATGACAGTAATTTAGAGCTCATCGACTTACAGGCCTTGCTAACACAGGTGCCGGTTGATGACAGCATTGTTGCCAGTAAACCCGATGATGCCGCGTATCTGGTATATACCTCAGGTACAACCGGTTATCCCAAAGGTGTGTTACATGCGCATCGCTCGCTGATAGGTCGCTTACCCGCCAGTCGTCATTGGTTTGATTTTAAAGACGGCGACCGGATCATGCATTCTGGCAAATTTAATTGGACCTATGTGTTGGGCTCGGCGTTAATGGACCCGTTATTTCACGGCCATACCGTGATTGTTCATGAGGGTAAAAACGATGCCTCAACATGGCCAAGACTGATAAAAAAACATAACTGCAGTATTTTCATTGGCGTACCAACCATTTATCGACAAATCATCCAAAAAACCGACTTTGATCAGCAGCAGGTACCTAGCTTGCGTCACTGTATGAGTGCTGGCGAACACCTTAGCGATGAGATGTTAATCGCTTGGCGCGAGCGTTTTGGTATGGATGTCTATGAAGCCATTGGCATGAGTGAATTCTCTTATTACATCTCTCAAAACAAACGTCGCGCAATTCGCCCAGGAGCCGCAGGCTTCGTGCAACCGGGTCATGAGGTGGTGCTGTTAAATGAGCAAAATCAGCCGGCCAAACCTGGTGAAGAAGGCATGATTGCCATAAAAGACAATGATCCGGGACTGTTTTTAGAGTATTGGCAATTGCCTGATGAAACGGCAAAGTCTCGACACCACGGTTACTTTTATACAGGCGATTACGCTCGTATAGACGATGACGGTTATATTTGGTTTGTCGGTCGTAAAGACGACATCATTAACACCTTTGGTTACCGCGTCTCACCACATGAAATTGAGCGCGTGATCAAAACCCACCCCGATGTCGCCGATTGCGTCGCCTTAGGCCAACAATTGGAAGGCGAGAAAACCTTGGTGAGCGCCTGTGTCATATTGCAGAGCAACGTCAGCACCACCGAACAAGATATTATTAACTTTGCCAGTGACCGATTAGCCAAATACAAAGCACCCAAGCTGGTGCATTTCTATCAGGACTTTCCACGCACTAAAAATGGCAAAGTACTGCGCAAACAAATGCTAAACGATTTACATAACTCAAACCAAAAAGCCGTTTAA
- a CDS encoding DUF3718 domain-containing protein, producing MTLTAKILVGIWTSVFAITAQAGEFKENNSIRYVKTCEAAANNDVSALKRLLRIEPYGKQHIVDNVRCNDMSITEFAASNYAVETTALLSRYAEKKQRLAAQAILDNSTAIASR from the coding sequence ATGACTTTAACAGCAAAAATTTTGGTAGGTATTTGGACGAGCGTCTTCGCTATCACTGCCCAAGCCGGTGAATTCAAAGAAAACAACAGTATTCGTTATGTGAAAACCTGTGAAGCTGCAGCGAACAATGATGTCTCGGCGCTAAAACGCCTACTGCGCATCGAGCCTTATGGCAAGCAACACATTGTCGATAACGTGCGTTGTAATGATATGAGCATCACCGAATTTGCAGCCAGCAATTACGCCGTTGAGACAACCGCATTGCTAAGCCGCTACGCTGAGAAGAAACAACGCTTGGCAGCACAGGCCATTCTAGACAATAGCACCGCTATCGCATCACGCTAA
- a CDS encoding HpcH/HpaI aldolase/citrate lyase family protein, whose product MTCNTHPTYRPRRSALYVPAHHQHYIEKSRDLNADVIIFDLQESVPPARKEQARQLLVQQLSDYDFGYSEKIVRVNRLDSPWGKEDIAAIAALNIDGVLFPDIESEEQLANNIAILNHHGGHKLSVMANIESPLGVLRCEQICASTDRLTTIVMGTTDLANSLRINMTLDRQGLLTYLSMCILSARAHNKAIIDGPHFNLKDAVACEFSCRQARDLGFDGKAVIHPVQLTYTNDALTPKAEDIKKAKDIITAMELAQQQGQSVAVIDDRLIEPCLEQWANRVICLYNKVSEMGQDELFGKPC is encoded by the coding sequence ATGACTTGTAATACTCACCCTACGTACCGCCCTCGTCGCAGCGCGCTGTATGTGCCGGCACACCACCAACATTACATCGAAAAGTCTCGAGACTTAAATGCCGATGTGATCATCTTTGACTTGCAAGAGTCGGTGCCACCGGCACGCAAAGAGCAAGCACGTCAATTATTGGTGCAACAATTAAGCGATTATGATTTTGGTTATTCCGAAAAAATCGTTCGAGTAAATCGACTTGATTCCCCATGGGGTAAAGAAGATATCGCCGCCATCGCCGCGCTCAATATTGACGGTGTGTTATTCCCAGATATTGAAAGTGAAGAACAGTTGGCCAACAACATCGCCATATTAAACCATCACGGTGGTCACAAGTTGTCGGTGATGGCCAATATCGAATCGCCATTAGGGGTGTTGCGCTGTGAACAAATTTGCGCATCAACGGACAGACTAACCACCATAGTCATGGGCACAACCGATTTGGCTAACTCATTGCGCATCAATATGACCCTCGACCGCCAAGGTTTATTGACCTATCTATCGATGTGTATTCTTAGCGCGCGAGCACACAATAAAGCAATTATCGACGGCCCTCACTTTAACCTGAAAGATGCCGTGGCCTGTGAATTTAGCTGTCGTCAAGCGCGCGATTTAGGCTTCGACGGTAAAGCGGTCATTCACCCAGTACAGCTTACCTATACCAATGATGCTCTAACACCCAAAGCGGAAGACATTAAAAAGGCAAAAGACATCATCACGGCCATGGAATTAGCCCAACAGCAAGGTCAATCGGTCGCGGTTATTGACGATAGACTTATCGAACCCTGTCTTGAGCAATGGGCGAATCGAGTTATTTGCCTCTACAACAAGGTCAGTGAAATGGGTCAAGATGAATTGTTTGGTAAACCCTGTTAA
- a CDS encoding HpcH/HpaI aldolase/citrate lyase family protein has protein sequence MNYHNEFLEQVDEQDVLGGFWPGIQLYYPPVKYSPKDGTYESMQQASERIRKHAHNCQAHTLLFDLEDGCRQKAMSRELLLNELPKFPQRDFQIAVRINPFRTEEYEKDLAMIMQVAEHIDVIVLAKAGEMYGAAEIRDLSAWLLGVNPDIEIQPIIEHPRSLKIAAELMAFPSVKHVVFGIHDFSKAMAIHLTPEGWIDELLTYLRNLLLEARIAGKGVIGGVEVLINDTPMPEHFIEPDDVRRWLDLHGDHESHVVHDHAMVETKMGLTGKQLIHPYHIHLCKVAFTPSPKEIKRNVEILQAAIDADALLGGAIKFEGEMLDPPMFGKALQTLLRAYALKSLDDKDKQFAMDVLKRLPITVIRENWPYGRI, from the coding sequence ATGAATTACCACAATGAATTTTTAGAGCAGGTAGATGAGCAAGATGTACTCGGTGGCTTTTGGCCTGGCATTCAATTGTATTATCCGCCGGTTAAGTATTCTCCTAAAGATGGCACCTATGAATCGATGCAACAAGCCAGCGAACGTATTCGCAAGCACGCTCATAATTGTCAAGCGCACACGCTATTGTTCGACTTAGAAGATGGCTGTCGTCAGAAAGCCATGAGTCGAGAGCTATTGCTTAATGAGCTGCCTAAGTTTCCGCAACGAGATTTTCAAATTGCCGTGCGTATCAACCCCTTTCGCACCGAAGAGTATGAAAAAGACTTGGCGATGATTATGCAAGTGGCTGAACATATTGATGTCATTGTTCTTGCCAAGGCCGGCGAAATGTATGGTGCCGCTGAAATAAGAGATTTATCCGCCTGGTTACTCGGTGTTAACCCTGATATCGAAATTCAACCGATTATTGAGCACCCGCGTAGTTTGAAAATCGCCGCGGAACTCATGGCATTTCCATCGGTTAAGCATGTGGTGTTTGGTATCCACGATTTCTCTAAAGCGATGGCAATTCATCTAACCCCTGAAGGTTGGATTGATGAGTTATTAACTTACCTACGAAATTTACTGCTGGAAGCGAGAATTGCCGGTAAAGGGGTTATCGGTGGTGTTGAAGTATTAATTAACGATACACCGATGCCAGAGCATTTTATCGAACCAGACGATGTTCGACGTTGGCTCGATTTGCATGGCGATCATGAATCTCATGTCGTCCATGACCATGCGATGGTAGAAACCAAAATGGGCTTAACCGGTAAGCAGTTGATTCACCCGTATCATATTCATTTATGTAAAGTGGCGTTCACCCCTTCTCCAAAAGAAATCAAACGCAACGTTGAAATATTGCAGGCAGCAATTGATGCCGATGCCTTACTCGGTGGTGCCATCAAGTTTGAAGGTGAAATGCTCGACCCGCCAATGTTTGGTAAAGCATTACAAACACTGCTGCGAGCCTACGCATTAAAATCTCTCGATGATAAAGACAAACAGTTTGCCATGGACGTGCTTAAACGCCTGCCTATCACGGTGATTCGTGAAAACTGGCCATACGGTCGCATATAG